Proteins co-encoded in one Podarcis muralis chromosome 12, rPodMur119.hap1.1, whole genome shotgun sequence genomic window:
- the INSIG1 gene encoding insulin-induced gene 1 protein isoform X1, whose product MLFSGLPRKAPCRLPPAPSAAAAAADTVVSAAAPPPAERGEGGLWRGRPCGCGNLMEKPVSRTEDHTWSCSCTARRRQRTPLGGSATGLAAKVGEMLSSSVSSSPLKLVSHSMRNPSSSNLGSGTSSSLNLSRDVVQRSLVLFVVGTFLALVLNLLQIQRNVTLFPEEVISTIFSSAWWVPPCCGTAAAVIGLLYPCIDSHLGEPHKFKREWASVMRCIAVFVGINHASAKLDFANNIQLSLTLAALSLGLWWTFDRSRSGLGLGITIAFVATLITQFLVYNGVYQYTSPDFLYIRSWLPCIFFSGGVTVGNIGRQLAMGVPEKPHSD is encoded by the exons ATGTTGTTCTCGGGGCTACCCAGGAAAGCTCCCTGTCGGCTTCCCCCCGCCCcttcggccgccgccgccgccgccgataCAGTCGTCAGCGCCGCGGCGCCCCCTCCCGCGGAGAGAGGCGAGGGAGGGCTCTGGCGCGGCCGGCCCTGCGGCTGCGG AAATCTCATGGAGAAGCCTGTGTCCAGAACAGAAGATCATACCTGGAGTTGTTCCTGTACTGCCAGGAGAAGGCAGAGAACCCCCTTAGGTGGAAGTGCCACAGGGCTGGCAGCCAAAGTGGGCGAAATGTTGAGCTCGTCTGTCTCGagttctcctctaaaactagtGAGTCACAGCATGCGGAACCCAAGCAGCTCAAACCTTGGCAGTGGCACCAGCAGCAGTTTGAACTTGAGCAGGGACGTAGTGCAACGGAGCCTAGTGCTCTTTGTCGTTGGCACTTTCCTCGCCCTGGTGCTGAACTTGCTGCAGATCCAGAGGAACGTAACACTCTTCCCCGAGGAGGTCATTTCTACAATCTTCTCCTCTGCTTGGTGGGTGCCCCCTTGCTGTGGGACAGCAGCAG CTGTTATTGGCCTGCTGTATCCCTGCATTGACAGTCATCTTGGTGAGCCTCACAAATTCAAGCGAGAATGGGCCAGTGTTATGCGATGTATAGCAGTCTTTGTCGGCATTAACCATGCAAGTGCT AAATTGGATTTTGCAAACAATATCCAACTCTCTTTGACCCTGGCAGCTTTGTCACTGGGTCTCTGGTGGACATTTGATCGTTCAAGAAGTGGTCTTGGTCTTGGAATTACAATAGCTTTTGTAGCTACTCTGATTACACAGTTCCTTGTCTATAATGGAGTTTATCA GTATACATCCCCAGATTTCCTTTACATCCGGTCTTGGTTACCATGCATATTTTTCTCGGGAGGTGTGACTGTAGGAAACATAGGACGGCAGCTAGCTATG
- the INSIG1 gene encoding insulin-induced gene 1 protein isoform X2, which translates to MEKPVSRTEDHTWSCSCTARRRQRTPLGGSATGLAAKVGEMLSSSVSSSPLKLVSHSMRNPSSSNLGSGTSSSLNLSRDVVQRSLVLFVVGTFLALVLNLLQIQRNVTLFPEEVISTIFSSAWWVPPCCGTAAAVIGLLYPCIDSHLGEPHKFKREWASVMRCIAVFVGINHASAKLDFANNIQLSLTLAALSLGLWWTFDRSRSGLGLGITIAFVATLITQFLVYNGVYQYTSPDFLYIRSWLPCIFFSGGVTVGNIGRQLAMGVPEKPHSD; encoded by the exons ATGGAGAAGCCTGTGTCCAGAACAGAAGATCATACCTGGAGTTGTTCCTGTACTGCCAGGAGAAGGCAGAGAACCCCCTTAGGTGGAAGTGCCACAGGGCTGGCAGCCAAAGTGGGCGAAATGTTGAGCTCGTCTGTCTCGagttctcctctaaaactagtGAGTCACAGCATGCGGAACCCAAGCAGCTCAAACCTTGGCAGTGGCACCAGCAGCAGTTTGAACTTGAGCAGGGACGTAGTGCAACGGAGCCTAGTGCTCTTTGTCGTTGGCACTTTCCTCGCCCTGGTGCTGAACTTGCTGCAGATCCAGAGGAACGTAACACTCTTCCCCGAGGAGGTCATTTCTACAATCTTCTCCTCTGCTTGGTGGGTGCCCCCTTGCTGTGGGACAGCAGCAG CTGTTATTGGCCTGCTGTATCCCTGCATTGACAGTCATCTTGGTGAGCCTCACAAATTCAAGCGAGAATGGGCCAGTGTTATGCGATGTATAGCAGTCTTTGTCGGCATTAACCATGCAAGTGCT AAATTGGATTTTGCAAACAATATCCAACTCTCTTTGACCCTGGCAGCTTTGTCACTGGGTCTCTGGTGGACATTTGATCGTTCAAGAAGTGGTCTTGGTCTTGGAATTACAATAGCTTTTGTAGCTACTCTGATTACACAGTTCCTTGTCTATAATGGAGTTTATCA GTATACATCCCCAGATTTCCTTTACATCCGGTCTTGGTTACCATGCATATTTTTCTCGGGAGGTGTGACTGTAGGAAACATAGGACGGCAGCTAGCTATG